The segment CCAAACCACTGGCTCATAAACTGGCTTTGCTGAACTGCAAGAGCAGACCTTTCCTGAATAATCTGTTCACGGCTCAAGGCCATGTCAAAACCCAGCCATACGGCTGCACCAGCAAGCATCACCAGCATTGTGCCGTAAATGCACACCGTTGAAAACAATACCTGCCAGGTATACCTGCCGGGCCTGTAATAAGCAGCGCGAAGAGGCCTCCTGAAACCAGAAGGCATATCCACACCCTTGCACGTATGCTTTCGCCATTTCATGGGGCATCCTGCATTGCCATGCGCCAAAAAATGTTAAACACTCGAATATTGTGAGGGAGTTATAAACTTAGTGGAGGAGGGAAGAGAAGGTGCGCCACTACCCGCATGGTCACTATACGCCCAGGCGTGAATAGCTTCCAGACAATATTATGCCGTTTTTTGTAATGCTCTTGCTTAAAAGACAATACGGCACAAAATGGACAATCAATAGGTGTGCAACGGTGTTATCTGACACTATCTGCCTGACACTGCCGGTGTTTTCTACCCGTCATTCTTTTTTACGAACCATTCCAGCGCGCTGCCATAGCCAGCGCAGGTGCTGACGCAGTCGCCGCAGTGGGTACAGTCGTGCCTTTCAGGGCCGCCCTTGCGGCGCGGGTTCAGGTCGAGCGAACAGGCTTTCTGGCAGGGAGCCTTGCCCTTGCAGGAGCACCTCTCTGCCCGCCAGACAATACGCAGGCCCAAAGCCTTCTCGGGCAGGCAACTGGCCGTGGCCCCCAGCAGCACAGATTGCGGGCACACAAAACGGCACCACAGACGCTTGCCTGTGGCAAATTCCAGCAGCAGGGCAACCAGCGGCACGGCGACAGCCACAAGCAGCAGCCACATGTCATCCCCCTGCCATGCAAGCACGGGCAGCAACGAGAGCTCGCCGGGCAGCGAAACAATGCCCAAAACCGGAAATCCTACCCCTAGCGCCGCCACCAGCCCCATGGCCAGCAGCAGAACCTTGCCCCAGAAGGCCTGCCGCACCACCAGGCGCCCGCCATCCCGCCGCCAGCGCAGGGCATACACAAGTTCGGACAGCAAACCGTAGGG is part of the Desulfovibrio sp. genome and harbors:
- a CDS encoding 4Fe-4S binding protein — protein: MRLIVVRRAVQVLVVAGLCLLPWVNAAGWRGVSGSFFALDFFGVPFADPVGAAQIAAMGFLSAGRLLAGALLSLVVALLLGRVFCSWICPYGLLSELVYALRWRRDGGRLVVRQAFWGKVLLLAMGLVAALGVGFPVLGIVSLPGELSLLPVLAWQGDDMWLLLVAVAVPLVALLLEFATGKRLWCRFVCPQSVLLGATASCLPEKALGLRIVWRAERCSCKGKAPCQKACSLDLNPRRKGGPERHDCTHCGDCVSTCAGYGSALEWFVKKNDG